The sequence AGGCCGCGGCCATGATCCTGAACGGCGCCGGCGACAATCTCGGAGGCCGACGCGCTGTTGCGATTGATCATCACGACCAGCGGCAAGTCTTCCGGGTCGCTGCCGGTGGATTTGTAAACGGCCGGCTTCGTGTATTCACTGCGGCCTTTAACTGAGACCACAACCTTGTCGCGCGGCAGGAACTCGCTCGAGACATCGATCGCCTGATCGAGCAGCCCGCCCGGATTGTTCCGCAGATCCAGTACGAGTTGCCGCATCCCATCCTTCTTCAAATCGGCGATTGCCTGGCGCAGTTCTTCCTGAGTCGTGTGCTGAAAGCCGCCGACCAGGGCGATATAGCCGGTGGCGGGCGCGATCATGAAAGCGTTGCGAATCGAAGGAAGCGGCACCGCGTCGCGCACGATGCGGAAGTTCGAGCCGGATTGCTGGCCGGCACGCTCGACTGTGATCTTGACTTCCTTGCCACGTTCGCCGCGCACGTTTCGCGAAACTTCATCGCTTGACCAATCGCGCGCGTCTTTGCCGTCAACATCGACGATGCGATCCCCGTAACGCAATCCGGCGCGCGAGGCGGGAGTGTTCTCGACTACCGACTGCACATAGACGCCGTTGTCGCGCCGCAGGATCTGCACGCCTATGCCGTAGAAGCTCGACGCTTGGTCCTCTTTCAGCTTCTTGAATTCAGCGGATGGAAAATAAAGCGAATGCGGATCCAGCGTGAACAGCATTCCCTGGATCGCCGCCTGGGTCGCTTTTTCGTAATCGATGTCGCCCGCGTAGTTCTGTTCGACCGTTTCGATCGCCTCGCTGTAGTCGCCTTCAATTTTCTCGGCTTCGTACTTGTCGGCGGCTGAAGACGCCGAGGAAGTGCCGAGGTTCAACGCCTGGCGCCGGCGAGTCGAGCGCGAATAGAGGCCGCCCGCCAGGGTTGCGGTAACCAGAATCAGCGAAGCGGCGATGGCAAAACTGCGAGTCATGACTAAACCTAAGGTGAAAAATATAGCACAGCGCGGAGGCACACCCCGAGCGGGCTTTGCCTCAAAAGTCAGAGAGTTCCAAGTTCTCATTCACACCGGGCTTTAGCCCCGGTGATCTTTGGCAGGAGAATCCGTGAAACCGTTTTAACGGTTTTCACTTCTCACGGAGCCGAGAGCTTGGTCATCATCCAGTTGCGTTTGCACCGGGAGATACCGTTGAAACGGTTCCTTTACCTCAGCGGCTGTGGATCACCGGGCTGAAGCCCGGTGTGAATGACAGGCGAAACCTGCTTGTGTGCCCGACCGTCTTCACGGACAATGCGTAATTCTATGCCGCCGCA is a genomic window of Pyrinomonadaceae bacterium containing:
- a CDS encoding S41 family peptidase, whose product is MTRSFAIAASLILVTATLAGGLYSRSTRRRQALNLGTSSASSAADKYEAEKIEGDYSEAIETVEQNYAGDIDYEKATQAAIQGMLFTLDPHSLYFPSAEFKKLKEDQASSFYGIGVQILRRDNGVYVQSVVENTPASRAGLRYGDRIVDVDGKDARDWSSDEVSRNVRGERGKEVKITVERAGQQSGSNFRIVRDAVPLPSIRNAFMIAPATGYIALVGGFQHTTQEELRQAIADLKKDGMRQLVLDLRNNPGGLLDQAIDVSSEFLPRDKVVVSVKGRSEYTKPAVYKSTGSDPEDLPLVVMINRNSASASEIVAGAVQDHGRGLVVGETSFGKGLVQHVFQLPFTTGLTLTTARYYTPYGRSLQRDYSSGSLYDYYVRHDESGEPQVIQPGQPSPVESSEPRSSNAPAFRTAAGRVFYGGGGITPDIEARPLTATPVRARIIEAAFYFTRELAAGLVPGAESYRIDKVAYDRSPKMADFPITDRIVEAFKSFVRKDTSRRLSDAQIDADVDFVRLRLRDEVITAAFGADEGQRVLLESDPQALRAISVLPEAKRLAESVRNGTPVSFNLRFANRPTMPFLREFFAEEILT